The stretch of DNA CGCCAGCCAGTCCGACGATGCCGTCATTGCCGCCACCCGCCATTGGCTGGAACGCGCGGTGATCGGGCTCAACCTGTGCCCGTTCGCCAAGAGCGTGTACGTGAAGGAGCAGGTGCGCTATGTGGTCAGCGCTGTCACCGAGGCACCCGATGTGATGGATGAACTCGAGCGCGAACTGCGCCTGCTGGCCGATGCCGATCCGGCGCAGATCGACACCACCCTGCTGATCCTGCCGCACGCGGTGGCCGATTTCCTCGACTTCAACGACCTGCTGTACTTCGCCGAGCGCCTGCTCGCCAGCCTGGGGCTGGAAGG from Cupriavidus taiwanensis encodes:
- a CDS encoding DUF1415 domain-containing protein; amino-acid sequence: MHSASQSDDAVIAATRHWLERAVIGLNLCPFAKSVYVKEQVRYVVSAVTEAPDVMDELERELRLLADADPAQIDTTLLILPHAVADFLDFNDLLYFAERLLASLGLEGTLQIASFHPHYQFAGTEPDDIENYTNRAPYPILHLLREDSIERAAAAFPDAADIYERNQAVMRRLGHEGWRRWMAGEVEPGTESGSESGKP